The region CGTCGATACGGAGTTCTTTGCGCCCTTCCGTCGTGAACATGCCCTGTGCCGTATGACTGACCGACCCTCCGGCGACCGGGTCACGCGTCCGGTACCTGCCGCCAACGACAAAATAGGACTCCCCATCCCTGATAAGCTCCGCATTGGTCAGCCCCAGACATGATTTTCCAGAGGCCAGAAAATTGATGGCGTCCAGGAGCGTCGTTTTGCCTGCGCCGTTGCCTCCTTCGATAGCAGTGATGGGTGTGGTGATGTCGATACGCTGTTCAGCCAGCGCCCTGAATCCCTGTACCCAAAGCGATTCCAGATACATTGCCCTCCGAGGGGCGACTACTCCATCTGCTTGTGGGGCATGACGAGGTAGAGGAAATCTTCCTTGCCCTGGTCTTTGATGACCACCGGATGAACAGCACTGTTCATGTGCAGTTCGGCATTCTCGGTACCGACGGAGGAAATGCCATCCAGGAGTTTTGTTCCGAAGAACGAGACAGAAAGACCACCGGCCTCTCCCTCATAACCTAGCTCGTCACGGGCGTTTCCCTGATCCTGGGCCGTGCCCTGAATCGTCAGCCGCCCTTCCTTGAATGAGAGGGTGATGACGTCCGTTCCACCAAAGACAACGGCACCAACCCGGCGCAATGCATCCAGCAGCTCTGACTTCTTGACACTGACCGTGTATTCCCACTCGCGAGGCACGATGTCGTTGTAATTGGGAAACTCGGCACCAATGAGGAGGGAAATGATCTGTGTATCACCGGATGAAAACAGACACTCATCCTCGGTAATAATGATATGAACGTCACCCGCCGGCTTGAACGATTCGAAAACCTTGGCCGGAACAATCGCCCGCAGTGGTTCACGCTTGAAGTCAAACTGGACATATCCGAGGCGTCGTGAATCCGTCGCGACAAACCGGAAATAGTCTTTCGTCTGCTCAAGTAGAATCCCCTGAAATTCGAGACGACGTTTCTCATTATGTTCAACACAGGGAAGAACACGGTCAACAGCACTGGAATACTCATTGAGACTGAACTGATATTCTCGGCCTTCCTTAATCTCCGGGATGCTTGGAAATGTATCCATCTGATAGCAAGCCAGGTCATAGTGCGTCTTGCCGGATGATATCTGGAGTTTCTTGTCATCCCCTTCGATTATGAGTTCACCAGATAAGACTGACACAATGTCCTTCAGAAACTTGAAGGGAACCAGGGCACGCCCAGCTTCTGCAACTTCGGCCGGCTCAGCGTTCACCAGGTACGTCGTCAGGTCAGTGCTCGTCAATTGAAGCACCGTGCCCTCTGCAGAAAGAAGAACTGCATCCGACGTGAAGGTCGAGCTTTTCTGCTGGATGACCTTGGCGTGCTGTGCCAGTTTCTTGCTCAAGCCTTCAGCTTTTGTTGTGAGTTTCATTCTTCCTCCCTTTAGTATGAAAAGACTCTCTTGATCATAACTATCAAGATAAGGCAGTTGGTAGTGTTGGTATGTGCTTTGAGGATAGTTGTGTGGCTTGAGGCACCTGTGGACGCAGCTGTGGATAACTTGCGCGGGTTATCAACACTGTGCACGTCCGGAACGGCCGAGATAGTTCTCCACAGGTTATACACCTCTCTTCAACTGCTTTACCAAACTGTCGAGCAGTGCTCTCAGGGTGTCATCGTTCTTCACGTCCTGCTGGATCTTCTGACAGGCGTAGATTACCGTCGTGTGATCGCGCCCGCCGAACTTCTCGCCTATGTACGGCAGCGAGGCTTCGGTCAGGTCCCGGCTCAGGTACATGGCAATCTGCCTCGGCATCGAGATGTCCTGACTGCGTCTCTTGGCCTGGAGGTCGGCAACCGAGATGTGAAAGTAGGATGAGACCGACTGCATGATGGCGTCGATGGTGATCGGCTTGTTGATGACCGGGATGATGTCCTTGAGCGTCTCCTCGGTGAAGGAGAGCGTGACCTCCTCGTTGGTGAGCGAAGCGGTCGCAAGGACGCGCATGAGTGCGCCTTCGAGCTCGCGGATGTTGCTCCCGATGTTCGCAGCGATATACTCCAGCACTTCCTGTGGGACGTCGATCTTGTCCAACTCAGCCTTCTTCTTCAGGATGGCAACCTTGGTCTCGTAGTCCGGGCGGCTGATGTCGGCGATGAGGCCCCACTCGAAGCGTGAGGTGAGGCGTTCCTCGAGGGTGGCGATCTCCTTGGGCAGGACGTCGGAGGTGATGACGATCTGCTTGTGGGCATCGTACAACGCATTGAAGATGTGGAAGAACTCTTCCTGCGTGCGCTCCTTGCCTGCCAGAAACTGGATGTCGTCGATGAGCAGGATGTCTGCGCCGCGCGTCTCCTTGTGGAAGTTCTCGATGACGGAGTTGTTGTTCCGTGCGTTCTGGATGGAACTGACCACCTCGTTGGTAAACTTCTCGCCGGTCGTATAGACGATCTTCTTGCCTGGGGCCCGGGTCAGGATATGGTGTGCGATCCCCTGGAGAAGGTGGGTCTTGCCCAGTCCTACTCCACCGTAGATGTAAAGGGGGTTGTAGACATTGCCCGGGTTGCCGGCAACGGCGTTGCAGGCCGCGAAAGCAAGGCGGTTTCCTGCGCCGACGACGAAGTTCTCGAAGTTGTAGCGCCTATTGAGGATCAGCGTATTATTGTGCTGGAGCATACCGGGCTCGGTTGGGATTTCTTCCGGCGGCCGTTGCACAACTTCCACCGCGATGGTGGTCGGCTGCCCCTTGATCGCGTCGATTGTCTCCTTGATGACGTCGTAGTACCGGCTGACAATCCAGTCCCTCGCAAACTCGCTGGGGACGCCGATGGTGAGAGAAACGTCGTCTTCGTGGAGCGTCGTCGCGTTCTTGAACCACATCTCGAACGTCGGGCGCGCGAGTTGCTTGCTGAAGATGTCGAGCAGGTGCTGCCAGGAATCCGACTGTTGTTCTTCCACGTTCTGCTCCCTTTGCTCTCGCGCTAAGTGACCACGCCCCGGTCAGAGAAAAATCAGGCCCCGAGATGGGTCACACGTACGCAAACGCCGGCGCGTCCACCCCGCCTTTGTGACGGAACACCGGAGCGTCGCCAGGCAATGTGCGTCCGTTTTGTGTGATATAGTATAGACGAAATGAAGACCGGCGGCAATCAGAAGAAGGCTCACAGATGACAACCCGCGGCAGACAAGGCAGGATCAGCGGCAGGCGACGTTCCCGGGATGGGGGACTACTTGTCCTTATTCTTGCACTGGTTCTGGCCGTTGTGGTCGGCTCCAGCTTCCGCAAGGGAGGTGGGTGGAGTACACCCGCGGTCTTGTACTATCTCGATGCCTCGACCCAGGACTTGGTCAGCAATTCTGTCGTGGCAAAACTGCCGACACGGCGCGTAGAACAGGTGGCGGGCATCATCGATCTCCTGCGTACACCACCTGCTGACCAGGGGCTTGTGACAGCTGTCCCCGCCGGATTTACTGCGCGCAGAGCGACACTTCTGCCGGGCGGGATCCTCCATGTGGTCCTGGGGGTGGCGCGCGATCAGACTCCCATGGGGTTTGCGCAAGAAGATGCGCTCTACTGGCAACTCGTCAATTCCCTGCTGACTCTGCCAGGCGTCAGCGCGGTCGAACTCTCAGTCGACGGTCACCCCACAGGAACCTTCCTCTCCTTCGTCAAGACTCAGCGAGAGCTGGGGGCCAATGAAGCGATGTTGGACAAGGGACAGTCGGTCGATCTGTATTTTGTGGCCGGTGACGGCCGCCAAGTTGTCGAACGCCGCACGCTCCCGACCGGGCTGACCCGCTCTCAGCTGGCATTCCAGGCTACACGCGCTCTCATGGAGGGCCCGGTGCACCCCAGCCTCTTGAGCGCTCTGCCCGGCACGGATGTGCTTCGGGGTGTCACCGTTTCCGGTCGAACGGCTTCTGTCGACTTTGAGGAGAGCGTCCTCGATCTGAACATGGGCGCCCAGAAAGAAGAGAGGGCCAAGGACTCCCTGGTCCTCACGCTCACGAGACTCGCGGGTGTCAGCCGCGTCCGACTCCTGGTAGGCGGACATAGTGTGCAGGGCCTGTTTGGGCATGTGAACACGGCAGATCCGCTGTTCAGGCTGGATGGGCGCCTGGAGGCAGGTACGGCCCTCGCTGTCTACAGTCTGACCGAAGTCGACGGTGACAGACTGCCGGTACTGACTGTCTATCCGAAAAAACAGGCGTTCATGGGACGTAACGTCATGATTGCGAACTCGATCGCCCAGCTGGAGAATCCGCCCATAGGCGACTCGTCACTTGTCCCGGACGGCACCTTCATTACCGCCATGGCTCTGGAAGCCAACACGGGAATGCTGCGCCTGTCTCTTGCCATGACTTCTCTCCCCGAGGACCAGGCGTCCGAGGTACTCATGGTTGAACAACTGCGGTTAAGTCTCACGGAACTGCCGTCCGTCACGTCGTTGCAGGTGGGGGTCAATGGGTCTGTTGCTTTTTTGCCGAGAGGCTACTATATAGGCAGACCATTCTCGCGTTAGGAGGAAGAGCATGACGACAGACAGGACCGAATTCCGGCTTCTGGCCGGCGCTCTAGCGGCCCCTCATCATCTTGAGAAGCTCCAGAAGCTTGGTATGAGCTCTTCGCTGTTCGAAGATGGCGACCTCAAGGCTGTCTTCGACGCATTTCAGTGGTACTGCTCCAACCACAAGGGAGAGGGGGGCAAGATCGACCTTCCCCTGTTCACGGCCTACCTGACCGAAGAACGTCATGTGACCCCGGCTACTGCGACACTGGTGGGCAAGCTCACCGACGCCGGGGGCGAGGACATGACGACACTGGTCGAGATGCTGGACCGGTTGAAGACGCGCGCGGCACGTCGGAAGCTGCGCACGATCGCCGACAACATCAACAGCTTCACCGATGCTGAGAAACAGGGTCGGCGCGTGGAAGACTTCGCCGCTGAGATCTCCGAGCAGTTGCGACAGGTGGCGCGCCTCTCGTCCCAGGACAGGCAGGAACCCATCCGTGACGAGCTGCTTCGGTATGTCGAAGAGGTCCGCACCCGGGGCATTGGGCTTCCTTCGATCCTTGGCATGAGCATCGCCCCATATGACAACCTCAACATAGCGGTCTCAGGGCTGCGCCCCGGCTTCTATTATGCCCTCGGCGGTGCTCCGAGGCGCGGGAAAACCAACCTGATGCTGCGCCTTGCCACGCTCGTGGCGCGCAACGAGAAGGTCCCAGTCCTGTACTATTCCTATGAGCAGACGAGGCGTGTCCTCCTGACCCGCGTCCTGTCACAGGAATCACTCATCAACCCGCTGGTCCTTCAGAAGGGAGACATCAGGAACAAGGCTGAGCTCGTCACCCGGTTCAACAAGGGAATCAAGGAGACCTCGGCCTACATGGACAACTTCTATCTCTTCGAGGGCGACCGTCAGGATACGATCGAGCACATCCGCAGTGTCGCGTATGGCATCATGGATTCCCACCACGCCGACCGCTGCGCCATCTTCCTCGACTATCTGCAGAAGGTGCCAACAGTCAACCCGTACGCTAGCCTCCAGAAGCAGGTCGACGAGGTGTCCGGCCTCATCGCACAACTCTCCA is a window of Coprothermobacter sp. DNA encoding:
- the dnaN gene encoding DNA polymerase III subunit beta, producing the protein MKLTTKAEGLSKKLAQHAKVIQQKSSTFTSDAVLLSAEGTVLQLTSTDLTTYLVNAEPAEVAEAGRALVPFKFLKDIVSVLSGELIIEGDDKKLQISSGKTHYDLACYQMDTFPSIPEIKEGREYQFSLNEYSSAVDRVLPCVEHNEKRRLEFQGILLEQTKDYFRFVATDSRRLGYVQFDFKREPLRAIVPAKVFESFKPAGDVHIIITEDECLFSSGDTQIISLLIGAEFPNYNDIVPREWEYTVSVKKSELLDALRRVGAVVFGGTDVITLSFKEGRLTIQGTAQDQGNARDELGYEGEAGGLSVSFFGTKLLDGISSVGTENAELHMNSAVHPVVIKDQGKEDFLYLVMPHKQME
- a CDS encoding chromosomal replication initiator protein DnaA — encoded protein: MEEQQSDSWQHLLDIFSKQLARPTFEMWFKNATTLHEDDVSLTIGVPSEFARDWIVSRYYDVIKETIDAIKGQPTTIAVEVVQRPPEEIPTEPGMLQHNNTLILNRRYNFENFVVGAGNRLAFAACNAVAGNPGNVYNPLYIYGGVGLGKTHLLQGIAHHILTRAPGKKIVYTTGEKFTNEVVSSIQNARNNNSVIENFHKETRGADILLIDDIQFLAGKERTQEEFFHIFNALYDAHKQIVITSDVLPKEIATLEERLTSRFEWGLIADISRPDYETKVAILKKKAELDKIDVPQEVLEYIAANIGSNIRELEGALMRVLATASLTNEEVTLSFTEETLKDIIPVINKPITIDAIMQSVSSYFHISVADLQAKRRSQDISMPRQIAMYLSRDLTEASLPYIGEKFGGRDHTTVIYACQKIQQDVKNDDTLRALLDSLVKQLKRGV